The following are from one region of the Camarhynchus parvulus chromosome 3, STF_HiC, whole genome shotgun sequence genome:
- the NKX2-2 gene encoding homeobox protein Nkx-2.2 — translation MSLTNTKTGFSVKDILDLPDTNDEDGSAEGGEEESEAPEPPRKAGVLGQTPLDTVPTLPLKSPFYDNSDNPYTRWLASAEGIQYSLHGLAAGGGGGQDPSAKSPEPSADESPDNEKEAVGGGDAGKKRKRRVLFSKAQTYELERRFRQQRYLSAPEREHLASLIRLTPTQVKIWFQNHRYKMKRARAEKGMEVTPLPSPRRVAVPVLVRDGKPCHTLKAQDLAAATFQAGIPFSAYSAQSLQQHMQYNAQYSAAGSPQYPTAHHLVQAQQWTW, via the exons ATGTCTCTGACCAACACAAAGACGGGCTTCTCGGTGAAGGACATTTTGGACCTCCCCGACACCAACGATGAGGACGGCTCGGCGGAGGGCGGCGAGGAGGAGAGCGAGGCGCCCGAGCCGCCCAGGAAAGCGGGAGTTTTGGGACAAACCCCCTTGGACACTGTTCCGACGCTGCCTTTGAAGAGTCCTTTCTATGATAACAGCGATAATCCCTACACGCGCTGGCTGGCGAGCGCCGAGGGCATCCAGTACTCCC TGCACGGGCTggcggccggcggcggcggcggccagGACCCCTCGGCCAAATCCCCGGAGCCGTCGGCAGACGAGTCGCCCGACAACGAGAAGGAAGCGGTGGGCGGCGGGGACGCGGgcaagaagaggaagaggagggtgctCTTCTCCAAGGCGCAGACCTACGAGCTGGAGCGGCGGTTCCGGCAGCAGCGGTACCTGTCGGCGCCCGAGCGGGAGCACCTGGCCAGCCTGATCCGCCTCACCCCCACGCAGGTGAAGATCTGGTTCCAGAACCACCGCTACAAGATGAAGCGGGCGCGGGCCGAGAAAGGTATGGAAGTGACTCCTCTCCCCTCGCCGCGGCGGGTGGCCGTGCCGGTGCTAGTCAGGGACGGCAAGCCCTGCCACACGCTCAAAGCCCAGGACTTGGCAGCCGCGACGTTCCAGGCGGGCATCCCGTTCTCGGCGTACAGCGCgcagtccctgcagcagcacatgcagTACAACGCGCAGTACAGCGCGGCCGGCAGCCCCCAGTACCCCACAGCGCACCACTTGGTACAGGCGCAGCAATGGACTTGGTGA
- the NKX2-4 gene encoding homeobox protein Nkx-2.4 gives MSLSPKHTTPFSVTDILSPMEESYKKFGGMDGAGGLGAPLGPYRQASVPPAAAAAVPQHVPAGAAAYHMPHGVSQFPHGAVGGYCNGGLGNVGELPAYPEGMRGGAAAGGGWYGPGGDPRYSSISRFMGPSAGMNVAGMGGLSGIAEGAKAIVPLHAAPRRKRRVLFSQAQVYELERRFKQQKYLSAPEREHLASLIHLTPTQVKIWFQNHRYKMKRQAKDKAAAQQLHPDGGGSGSGGGLCQQPSPRRVAVPVLVKDGKPCPPPGNATPGPGPAAPRPPPPPRPPDLEELSPSPPALHGPVAPLAPLDSAGVDYNGGMVSPNLLYGRTW, from the exons aTGTCGCTGAGCCCCAAGCACACGACGCCCTTCTCGGTCACCGACATCCTCAGCCCGATGGAGGAGAGCTACAAGAAGTTCGGCGGCATGGACGGGGCGGGCGGGCTGGGCGCGCCCCTCGGGCCGTACCGCCAGGCGTCCgtgccccccgccgccgccgccgccgtgccGCAGCACGTCCCCGCGGGCGCGGCCGCCTACCACATGCCCCACGGCGTGTCGCAGTTCCCGCACGGCGCCGTCGGGGGCTACTGCAACGGCGGCCTGGGCAACGTGGGCGAGCTGCCCGCCTACCCCGAGGGGAtgcggggcggcgcggcggcgggcggcggctgGTACGGGCCCGGCGGCGACCCCCGCTACTCCAGCA TCTCCAGGTTCATGGGCCCGTCGGCGGGGATGAACGTGGCCGGCATGGGCGGCCTGAGCGGCATCGCCGAGGGCGCCAAGGCCATCGTGCCGCTGCACGCGGCGCCgcggaggaagaggagggtgctCTTCTCGCAGGCGCAGGTCTACGAGCTGGAGCGGCGCTTCAAGCAGCAGAAGTACCTGTCGGCGCCCGAGCGGGAGCACCTGGCCAGCCTGATCCACCTGACCCCCACGCAGGTGAAGATCTGGTTCCAGAACCACCGCTACAAGATGAAGCGCCAGGCCAAGGACAAGGCGGCCgcccagcagctgcaccccgacggcggcggcagcggcagcggcggcggcctgtgccagcagccctcGCCGCGCCGCGTGGCCGTGCCGGTGCTGGTGAAGGACGGCAAACCCTGCCCGCCGCCGGGCAACGCCACCCCGGGCCCCGGGCCGGccgccccgcggcccccgccgccgccgcgcccgc CCGACCTGGAGGAGCTGTCGCCCAGCCCGCCGGCGCTGCACGGCCCCGTGGCTCCCCTGGCCCCCCTGGACTCGGCCGGCGTCGACTACAACGGCGGCATGGTCAGCCCCAACCTGCTCTACGGCAGGACGTGGTAA